Proteins encoded within one genomic window of Flavobacteriales bacterium:
- a CDS encoding DUF1353 domain-containing protein — MAQRFSGYPKTVWIGNPKGPGNKDVYRGMTLLEAFSYTDKRGKKWTSPEGCYVNGATIPEFLWSRVGSPFTGEYRRASVIHDYYVGEGRNPDVSKADRIKADKIFHEGCLHDGCSRAFAGMLYIGVRFGTWGASLKNKFKNFKGRKLEKKLLEEYDNLVSKLSDSLEVMEFDELEKEVEKHKPV; from the coding sequence ATGGCGCAAAGATTTAGTGGTTACCCCAAAACAGTATGGATTGGTAACCCAAAAGGACCAGGAAATAAAGATGTATACCGCGGAATGACTTTACTCGAAGCATTCAGCTATACGGACAAGCGAGGAAAAAAATGGACATCACCCGAAGGTTGTTATGTAAATGGAGCAACAATTCCTGAATTTTTATGGAGTAGAGTGGGCTCCCCGTTTACAGGGGAATACAGAAGAGCTTCGGTTATACATGATTATTATGTAGGAGAGGGCCGAAATCCTGATGTTTCTAAGGCCGACAGGATAAAAGCAGATAAGATATTTCATGAAGGTTGTTTACATGATGGATGCTCAAGGGCTTTTGCAGGGATGTTGTACATAGGAGTTCGCTTTGGTACATGGGGAGCGTCGCTTAAGAATAAGTTTAAAAACTTTAAAGGAAGAAAATTGGAAAAAAAGCTGCTTGAAGAGTATGACAATTTGGTTTCCAAACTATCCGATTCATTAGAAGTTATGGAATTCGATGAGTTGGAAAAAGAAGTTGAAAAGCATAAGCCTGTTTAG
- a CDS encoding restriction endonuclease subunit S, producing the protein MNNFKTYPSYKNSGIGWIGELPSDWEVKKVKYLFDITKRISGELGHNVLSITQRGIKIKDIESGGGQLSMDYSKYQLVDKGDFGMNHMDLLTGFVDISKYDGVMSPDYRVFKLKDKECDARYMLYLFQKGYWDKLFFHLGQGSSELGRWRLPADEFNLFQLPVPMPAEQAVIANFLDKKTAGIKSFIELKEKAIKLLKERKTAIINEAVTKGLDPNVEMKDSGIEWLSEIPKHWEVKKLKYLSKIKTGEKDSIDKEPDGAFPFFVRSDTIENISTFSFDGEAVLTAGDGAGVAKVFHYIDGKFDYHQRVYKISNFRTILGKFFYYYLKVNLSKEVMRISVKTTVDSLRLPMFLNLPICYPSSDNQKEIVESLEQNLNKMALCQI; encoded by the coding sequence ATGAACAATTTTAAAACATATCCTTCATATAAGAATTCTGGCATTGGCTGGATTGGAGAATTACCAAGTGATTGGGAAGTGAAAAAAGTGAAATACCTTTTTGATATTACCAAAAGGATTTCAGGTGAGTTAGGCCATAATGTTTTGTCAATAACTCAAAGAGGAATTAAGATAAAAGATATTGAGAGTGGTGGTGGCCAACTTTCTATGGATTATTCAAAATACCAGTTGGTTGACAAGGGAGATTTCGGAATGAATCATATGGATTTATTGACAGGGTTTGTGGATATCTCAAAGTATGATGGTGTGATGAGTCCTGATTATCGCGTCTTCAAATTGAAGGACAAAGAATGTGATGCACGGTATATGCTTTACTTATTCCAAAAAGGATATTGGGATAAATTGTTTTTCCATCTTGGTCAAGGAAGTTCGGAGTTAGGGCGATGGAGATTGCCTGCTGACGAATTTAATTTGTTTCAGTTGCCGGTTCCGATGCCAGCAGAACAAGCGGTCATCGCTAATTTCTTAGACAAGAAAACGGCTGGAATAAAAAGTTTTATTGAGTTGAAAGAAAAGGCAATTAAGCTACTCAAAGAGCGAAAAACGGCAATTATCAACGAAGCTGTAACCAAAGGCTTAGACCCAAATGTGGAAATGAAAGATTCTGGCATCGAGTGGTTGAGTGAGATTCCGAAACATTGGGAGGTAAAGAAACTGAAGTACTTGAGCAAGATAAAAACAGGAGAAAAAGATTCAATAGACAAGGAGCCAGACGGGGCGTTTCCTTTCTTTGTACGTTCAGACACAATTGAAAATATTTCTACTTTCTCATTTGATGGGGAGGCTGTATTGACAGCAGGAGATGGTGCAGGGGTGGCTAAAGTTTTTCACTACATCGATGGTAAGTTTGATTATCACCAAAGAGTATATAAGATTAGCAACTTTAGGACAATATTGGGGAAGTTCTTTTATTATTACTTAAAGGTCAACCTCTCGAAAGAAGTAATGAGAATTTCGGTAAAAACAACTGTGGACTCATTACGATTGCCAATGTTTTTGAATTTGCCAATTTGCTACCCAAGTAGTGATAATCAAAAAGAAATTGTTGAATCACTGGAGCAGAACTTAAATAAAATGGCTCTATGTCAAATATAG
- a CDS encoding SAM-dependent DNA methyltransferase codes for MDNKAHNKVVSFIWGIADDVLRDVFVRGKYRDIILPFTVIRRLDVLLETTKEKVLETNQFLIDNKIDEKSSLTKVSKYPFYNTSGFTLGKNSEEDAKFKYVSVMSDPDRIDSNLLEYLDGFGPNVQEIISKFKIRNQLETMQEAGITYGLIEKLVSNEINLGPDDVTNSKGEKLPGLTNLGMGYVFEELIRKFNEENNEEAGEHFTPREIIRLMTHIVFEPLKGKFKDRARHTIYDPACGSGGMLTESEKFAKEITDNQAKFILHGQEVNPETYAICTSDMLIKNEDPKNIAYGSTLGNDGFIGERFDFMLSNPPYGKSWKIDMDAILDGREIIDPRFKKGTPRSSDGQLLFLANMVSKMKHSSDLGSRIASVHNGSALFTGDAGSGESNIRKWIIEEDWLDCIIGLPKNMFYNTGISTYIFILSNRKPKERKGKVQLIDASGIYKKMRKSLGAKSYELTKEQIREITDIYLSFEETEVSKKFKNSDFGYNKITIDRPLRLSCQFTQEKVASLRFNTALQDEMEYIYERYGEDVYTDVKQHKEALLMYWETNEIKVTPPNKNKLFDVNYWKDQKKVMEAAQQLFEHFSEDISNDFNDYQIIFNDAIKKLKLKLDNAQKKQIINAIKWENEEAERVIKKKEKDGTIVYEPDANLRDNENVPLLEDIDEYFKREVIPHVPDAWIDYSKTTTGYEISFTKYFYKYKPLRSLEDITADLLEVEKASEGLLKQILS; via the coding sequence ATGGATAATAAGGCGCACAACAAAGTAGTAAGTTTTATATGGGGTATTGCAGATGATGTATTGAGAGACGTTTTTGTACGAGGAAAGTACAGAGACATCATCCTGCCGTTTACCGTTATTAGAAGATTAGATGTTCTTCTTGAAACAACAAAAGAAAAGGTTTTAGAAACCAATCAGTTTCTAATTGATAATAAAATTGACGAGAAGTCTTCTCTTACCAAGGTCTCTAAATACCCATTTTACAATACGTCTGGATTTACATTGGGAAAAAACAGTGAGGAAGATGCAAAATTCAAATACGTTTCAGTTATGTCCGACCCAGATAGAATTGATTCTAATTTATTAGAATACTTAGATGGGTTTGGGCCAAATGTTCAAGAGATCATCTCTAAGTTTAAGATCCGAAATCAGTTGGAGACCATGCAAGAAGCTGGGATTACTTATGGACTCATTGAAAAACTGGTGTCGAACGAAATAAACCTTGGCCCTGATGATGTAACCAATTCTAAAGGCGAAAAACTACCTGGATTAACCAATCTAGGAATGGGCTATGTTTTTGAAGAATTGATTAGAAAGTTTAATGAGGAGAACAACGAAGAAGCCGGAGAACATTTTACCCCACGAGAGATTATTCGCTTGATGACTCATATCGTTTTCGAACCATTAAAAGGGAAATTCAAAGACCGTGCTCGTCATACCATTTATGATCCAGCTTGCGGTTCAGGGGGAATGCTAACGGAATCTGAAAAATTCGCTAAGGAAATAACGGATAATCAGGCAAAATTTATTTTACATGGACAAGAGGTAAATCCTGAAACCTACGCCATCTGTACTTCCGATATGCTTATTAAAAATGAGGATCCCAAGAACATAGCATACGGTTCTACGCTTGGTAATGATGGGTTTATCGGAGAGCGGTTTGATTTTATGCTCTCTAATCCTCCTTATGGGAAAAGTTGGAAAATTGACATGGATGCCATTCTAGACGGAAGAGAAATTATCGATCCTCGATTTAAAAAGGGAACGCCACGAAGCAGTGATGGACAACTTTTATTTTTGGCCAACATGGTATCGAAAATGAAACACAGTTCAGATCTTGGTTCTCGTATTGCTTCTGTGCACAATGGTTCTGCTTTGTTTACTGGCGATGCTGGAAGTGGTGAGAGCAATATAAGGAAATGGATTATTGAAGAGGATTGGCTGGATTGTATTATCGGTTTGCCAAAAAATATGTTTTACAATACAGGAATCTCAACCTACATTTTCATTCTGTCTAACAGAAAGCCGAAGGAGCGAAAAGGTAAGGTTCAGTTAATAGATGCTTCTGGAATCTACAAGAAAATGAGAAAGAGTCTGGGAGCAAAGTCTTACGAACTAACTAAAGAGCAGATTAGAGAGATCACAGATATCTATTTGTCTTTTGAAGAAACTGAAGTTTCTAAAAAGTTTAAGAACTCAGACTTCGGCTATAATAAAATCACGATAGATCGTCCTTTGAGGTTGTCGTGTCAGTTTACCCAAGAGAAAGTAGCCTCTTTAAGGTTTAATACCGCTTTACAAGACGAAATGGAATACATCTACGAACGATATGGCGAAGATGTGTACACAGATGTTAAACAACATAAAGAGGCGCTTTTAATGTACTGGGAAACCAACGAGATTAAAGTAACGCCACCCAATAAAAATAAATTGTTCGATGTAAATTATTGGAAGGATCAAAAGAAAGTGATGGAGGCAGCTCAACAATTGTTCGAACATTTTAGTGAGGACATCAGCAACGACTTTAACGATTACCAAATCATTTTTAATGATGCTATTAAGAAGTTAAAACTGAAGTTGGACAATGCGCAGAAGAAACAAATCATCAATGCCATTAAATGGGAAAACGAGGAAGCAGAACGGGTTATTAAAAAGAAGGAAAAGGATGGCACCATTGTTTATGAGCCAGATGCCAATTTAAGAGACAATGAGAACGTTCCGTTGCTTGAGGACATCGACGAGTATTTTAAAAGGGAAGTAATCCCTCATGTACCAGATGCCTGGATAGATTATTCTAAAACTACCACTGGTTACGAAATTTCTTTTACCAAGTATTTCTACAAATACAAACCTCTAAGAAGTTTAGAAGATATTACCGCTGACTTATTGGAAGTCGAGAAAGCAAGTGAAGGATTGTTGAAACAAATATTAAGTTAA